A portion of the Carya illinoinensis cultivar Pawnee chromosome 11, C.illinoinensisPawnee_v1, whole genome shotgun sequence genome contains these proteins:
- the LOC122282785 gene encoding serine/threonine-protein kinase AFC2-like isoform X3, which yields MHDLRLIHTDLKPENVLLVSSDYIKVPDCRDYKSYSRSSKDGSYYKRVPKSSAIKVIDFGSTTYERQDQNYIVSTRHYRAPEVVLGLGWSYPCDIWSVGCIIVELCTGEALFQTHENLEHLAMMERVFGPLPQHMLKRVVRHADKYVRRGRLDWPDGATSRESIKAVMKLPRLQNLVMQHVDHSAGDLIHLLQGLLKYDPTDRLTARQALKHPFLSRDHVRR from the exons atgCATGACTTGCGGCTTATACACACTGACTTGAAGCCAGAAAATGTACTTCTAGTTTCGTCAGACTATATTAAAGTTCCTGATTGCAGGGATTATAAG AGTTATTCTCGATCATCAAAAGATGGATCCTACTATAAAAGAGTGCCCAAGTCAAGTGCCATCAAGGTTATTGATTTTGGCAGCACAACCTATGAGCGTCAAGATCAGAATTATATCGTCTCTACACGACATTATCGTGCACCTGAGGTTGTTCTTG GACTTGGTTGGAGTTATCCTTGTGATATATGGAGTGTTGGTTGCATCATAGTGGAGCTTTGCACG GGTGAGGCCTTGTTTCAAACACACGAGAATTTGGAGCACCTAGCTATGATGGAGCGGGTATTTGGTCCATTGCCACAGCACATGTTGAAAAGAGTAGT CCGACATGCAGACAAGTATGTTAGAAGAGGAAGATTGGATTGGCCAGATGGTGCAACCTCAAGAGAGAGTATTAAAGCTGTAATGAAGCTTCCCCGGCTTCAG AACCTGGTAATGCAACATGTTGATCACTCGGCTGGGGATCTCATTCATCTGCTGCAGGGGTTGCTTAAATACGATCCAACTGATAGGTTAACAGCTCGTCAGGCCCTTAAGCATCCCTTCCTTTCTAGGGACCATGTGAGGAGATAA
- the LOC122282785 gene encoding serine/threonine-protein kinase AFC2-like isoform X1, translated as MEMERVMEFPHTHMYRRPAKRARLGWDVLPQPPKAQVGVFCGQELGNLTSFASSSASSDHSTISSLYDKGLARNGSPPKRDDDKDGHYMFELGENLTSRYQINSKMGEGTFGQVLECWDREKKEMVAIKIVRGIKKYREAAMIEIEMLQQLGKHDKGGNRCVQIRNWFDYRNHICIVFEKLGSSLYDFLRKNNYRSFPIDLVREIGRQLLECVAFMHDLRLIHTDLKPENVLLVSSDYIKVPDCRDYKSYSRSSKDGSYYKRVPKSSAIKVIDFGSTTYERQDQNYIVSTRHYRAPEVVLGLGWSYPCDIWSVGCIIVELCTGEALFQTHENLEHLAMMERVFGPLPQHMLKRVVRHADKYVRRGRLDWPDGATSRESIKAVMKLPRLQNLVMQHVDHSAGDLIHLLQGLLKYDPTDRLTARQALKHPFLSRDHVRR; from the exons GCCCAGGTAGGAGTGTTTTGTGGACAAGAGCTTGGAAATCTGACAAGCTTTGCATCTTCGAGTGCATCCTCAGACCATTCCACTATTTCTTCTCTATATGATAAGGGATTGGCTCGAAACGGTTCTCCCCCAAAGAGAGATGATGACAAAGATGGGCATTACATGTTTGAGCTTGGAGAAAATTTAACTTCTCGCT ATCAGATCAACAGCAAAATGGGTGAAGGTACCTTTGGTCAGGTTTTGGAGTGCTGGgatagagaaaagaaagaaatggttGCCATTAAAATTGTACGTGGAATCAAGAAGTATCGTGAAGCGGCTATGATAGAAATTGAAATGCTGCAACAACTTGGTAAACACGATAAAGGTGGCAACCG TTGTGTGCAAATACGGAACTGGTTTGACTATCGTAACCATATCTGTATT GTGTTTGAGAAGCTTGGATCAAGCTTATACGATTTTCTACGGAAAAACAATTATCGCTCATTTCCCATTGATCTAGTCCGTGAGATTGGCAGGCAACTATTGGAATGTGTAGCAT ttatgCATGACTTGCGGCTTATACACACTGACTTGAAGCCAGAAAATGTACTTCTAGTTTCGTCAGACTATATTAAAGTTCCTGATTGCAGGGATTATAAG AGTTATTCTCGATCATCAAAAGATGGATCCTACTATAAAAGAGTGCCCAAGTCAAGTGCCATCAAGGTTATTGATTTTGGCAGCACAACCTATGAGCGTCAAGATCAGAATTATATCGTCTCTACACGACATTATCGTGCACCTGAGGTTGTTCTTG GACTTGGTTGGAGTTATCCTTGTGATATATGGAGTGTTGGTTGCATCATAGTGGAGCTTTGCACG GGTGAGGCCTTGTTTCAAACACACGAGAATTTGGAGCACCTAGCTATGATGGAGCGGGTATTTGGTCCATTGCCACAGCACATGTTGAAAAGAGTAGT CCGACATGCAGACAAGTATGTTAGAAGAGGAAGATTGGATTGGCCAGATGGTGCAACCTCAAGAGAGAGTATTAAAGCTGTAATGAAGCTTCCCCGGCTTCAG AACCTGGTAATGCAACATGTTGATCACTCGGCTGGGGATCTCATTCATCTGCTGCAGGGGTTGCTTAAATACGATCCAACTGATAGGTTAACAGCTCGTCAGGCCCTTAAGCATCCCTTCCTTTCTAGGGACCATGTGAGGAGATAA
- the LOC122282785 gene encoding serine/threonine-protein kinase AFC2-like isoform X2, with amino-acid sequence MGEGTFGQVLECWDREKKEMVAIKIVRGIKKYREAAMIEIEMLQQLGKHDKGGNRCVQIRNWFDYRNHICIVFEKLGSSLYDFLRKNNYRSFPIDLVREIGRQLLECVAFMHDLRLIHTDLKPENVLLVSSDYIKVPDCRDYKSYSRSSKDGSYYKRVPKSSAIKVIDFGSTTYERQDQNYIVSTRHYRAPEVVLGLGWSYPCDIWSVGCIIVELCTGEALFQTHENLEHLAMMERVFGPLPQHMLKRVVRHADKYVRRGRLDWPDGATSRESIKAVMKLPRLQNLVMQHVDHSAGDLIHLLQGLLKYDPTDRLTARQALKHPFLSRDHVRR; translated from the exons ATGGGTGAAGGTACCTTTGGTCAGGTTTTGGAGTGCTGGgatagagaaaagaaagaaatggttGCCATTAAAATTGTACGTGGAATCAAGAAGTATCGTGAAGCGGCTATGATAGAAATTGAAATGCTGCAACAACTTGGTAAACACGATAAAGGTGGCAACCG TTGTGTGCAAATACGGAACTGGTTTGACTATCGTAACCATATCTGTATT GTGTTTGAGAAGCTTGGATCAAGCTTATACGATTTTCTACGGAAAAACAATTATCGCTCATTTCCCATTGATCTAGTCCGTGAGATTGGCAGGCAACTATTGGAATGTGTAGCAT ttatgCATGACTTGCGGCTTATACACACTGACTTGAAGCCAGAAAATGTACTTCTAGTTTCGTCAGACTATATTAAAGTTCCTGATTGCAGGGATTATAAG AGTTATTCTCGATCATCAAAAGATGGATCCTACTATAAAAGAGTGCCCAAGTCAAGTGCCATCAAGGTTATTGATTTTGGCAGCACAACCTATGAGCGTCAAGATCAGAATTATATCGTCTCTACACGACATTATCGTGCACCTGAGGTTGTTCTTG GACTTGGTTGGAGTTATCCTTGTGATATATGGAGTGTTGGTTGCATCATAGTGGAGCTTTGCACG GGTGAGGCCTTGTTTCAAACACACGAGAATTTGGAGCACCTAGCTATGATGGAGCGGGTATTTGGTCCATTGCCACAGCACATGTTGAAAAGAGTAGT CCGACATGCAGACAAGTATGTTAGAAGAGGAAGATTGGATTGGCCAGATGGTGCAACCTCAAGAGAGAGTATTAAAGCTGTAATGAAGCTTCCCCGGCTTCAG AACCTGGTAATGCAACATGTTGATCACTCGGCTGGGGATCTCATTCATCTGCTGCAGGGGTTGCTTAAATACGATCCAACTGATAGGTTAACAGCTCGTCAGGCCCTTAAGCATCCCTTCCTTTCTAGGGACCATGTGAGGAGATAA